A single Prevotella sp. E15-22 DNA region contains:
- a CDS encoding GSCFA domain-containing protein, whose product MDFRTVVNVPKPDFQIEPLEPILFVGSCFADSIGRRFEQERFPVTVNPYGVMYNPASILHTVLRCDVAPRVAFFTLGTNHVYRLKETGEIVDNCQKRPQRLFQEEELSISQCVDYLSQAVDELHRRCSDVHVVLTVSPIRYAKYGFHGSQLSKATLLLAANQLANEKSFVSYFPAYEIVLDELRDYRFYQPDMLHPSAQTVEYIWQQLVEAYFSNRAKQFLTEWKPVKEALAHRPFNPDSDEYRHFLNQTHVREREILARYSKSNEGTF is encoded by the coding sequence ATGGATTTTCGTACGGTTGTTAATGTGCCCAAACCTGACTTCCAGATTGAGCCGTTGGAGCCCATTTTGTTTGTCGGTTCGTGTTTCGCTGATAGTATTGGTCGCCGCTTTGAACAGGAGCGTTTCCCTGTAACGGTGAATCCTTATGGCGTTATGTATAATCCTGCTTCAATTCTTCACACTGTTCTTCGCTGTGACGTGGCTCCTCGTGTGGCTTTCTTTACTTTGGGAACCAATCATGTCTATCGTTTGAAGGAAACGGGCGAGATTGTAGATAATTGCCAGAAGCGTCCACAGCGCCTGTTCCAGGAGGAGGAACTGTCGATATCTCAATGTGTCGATTATTTGTCGCAGGCTGTCGATGAGCTTCATCGACGTTGCTCGGATGTGCATGTCGTCCTCACTGTGAGTCCTATTCGATATGCTAAATATGGCTTTCATGGTAGTCAGTTGTCGAAGGCGACGTTGCTCCTGGCTGCCAATCAGTTGGCTAATGAGAAATCGTTTGTGTCGTATTTTCCGGCATACGAGATTGTGCTGGATGAACTGCGTGACTACCGTTTCTATCAACCAGATATGCTTCATCCGTCTGCTCAGACGGTGGAATATATTTGGCAGCAACTCGTTGAGGCATACTTTAGCAATCGGGCAAAACAGTTTTTAACTGAGTGGAAACCCGTCAAGGAGGCGTTGGCGCATCGACCCTTTAATCCTGATAGTGATGAATATCGTCATTTTTTGAATCAGACACATGTACGTGAACGTGAAATATTAGCCCGTTATTCAAAATCAAATGAAGGTACTTTTTGA
- a CDS encoding YifB family Mg chelatase-like AAA ATPase, whose protein sequence is MLVKTHCAAVMGLEAVAVTIEVNIARGTMLHLSGLADTAVRESIDRIRAALSNTGYKFPTADITINMAPADIRKEGSGYDLPLAIAILAANGKITCDGLENYMLVGELGLDGQLQPIRGALPIAIKARAEKFKGLIVPSQNVREAAVVNNLEVYGMDTLYDVIKFFNDGPLFEPTVIDTRKEFFDHQQQFEYDFADVRGQESVKRALEVAAAGGHNLIMIGPPGSGKSMMAKRLPSILPPLSLSESLETTQIHSVAGKLSRDTSLISQRPFRSPHHTVSQVALVGGGNNPQPGEISLAHNGVLFLDELPEFNRSVLEVLRQPLEDRTITISRAKYNVQYPCSFMFIASMNPCPCGYYGDPTHHCVCTPGQIQRYMNKISGPLLDRIDIHCEIQAVPFAELSKMQPGEPSTTIRERVIAARKIQEERFKPYKGIHCNAMMSEKMLHEFAEPDEASLDMLRVAMERLKLSARAYSRIIKVARTIADLAGSEKVETMHIAEAIGYRNLDRGDWAERGI, encoded by the coding sequence ATGTTAGTAAAGACACACTGTGCTGCAGTGATGGGCCTTGAGGCCGTAGCCGTAACCATTGAAGTGAATATTGCTCGTGGTACTATGCTCCATCTGTCTGGCTTGGCAGATACGGCAGTACGCGAGAGTATTGATCGAATACGTGCAGCACTAAGTAATACAGGTTATAAGTTTCCTACCGCAGATATAACCATCAATATGGCTCCTGCCGATATCCGAAAGGAGGGTAGTGGTTATGATCTTCCATTGGCCATTGCTATACTAGCTGCCAATGGTAAGATTACCTGTGATGGATTGGAGAACTATATGTTGGTTGGTGAGTTGGGTCTGGATGGTCAGCTGCAGCCAATCCGTGGTGCTCTGCCCATTGCCATCAAAGCACGAGCTGAGAAGTTTAAGGGACTTATTGTGCCTAGTCAGAATGTACGCGAGGCTGCTGTGGTTAATAATCTTGAGGTCTACGGCATGGACACCCTGTATGATGTCATCAAGTTCTTTAATGATGGTCCTTTGTTTGAACCAACGGTGATCGATACCCGTAAGGAGTTCTTTGACCATCAGCAGCAGTTTGAATACGACTTTGCCGATGTGCGTGGTCAGGAGAGTGTGAAAAGGGCTCTGGAGGTGGCCGCCGCTGGTGGTCATAACCTTATCATGATTGGCCCTCCGGGTAGTGGTAAGTCTATGATGGCCAAGCGTTTGCCCAGTATTCTGCCTCCGTTGTCACTTAGTGAGAGTCTTGAGACTACGCAAATTCACTCTGTGGCAGGAAAACTCAGTCGCGATACGAGTCTTATCAGTCAGCGCCCATTCCGTTCGCCTCATCACACTGTGTCGCAGGTAGCCCTTGTGGGTGGTGGCAACAATCCTCAGCCGGGAGAGATATCTTTGGCTCATAATGGTGTGCTCTTCCTTGACGAGTTGCCTGAGTTTAATCGTTCCGTTCTTGAGGTATTGCGCCAACCTTTGGAAGACCGTACCATTACCATCAGTCGTGCCAAGTACAATGTGCAATACCCCTGTTCATTTATGTTTATTGCCTCAATGAATCCCTGTCCCTGTGGTTATTATGGCGATCCCACTCACCATTGTGTTTGTACGCCTGGACAGATTCAGCGATATATGAACAAGATCTCTGGACCCTTGCTTGATCGTATCGATATTCATTGCGAGATTCAGGCTGTTCCCTTTGCAGAACTCAGTAAGATGCAGCCTGGCGAACCGTCAACCACTATTCGCGAGCGTGTCATTGCAGCCCGCAAGATTCAGGAGGAACGTTTCAAACCCTATAAAGGTATTCATTGCAACGCGATGATGAGCGAAAAGATGTTGCATGAGTTTGCAGAGCCGGACGAAGCTAGTCTGGATATGTTGCGTGTTGCTATGGAGCGTCTGAAACTCTCTGCTCGTGCCTACAGTCGCATCATTAAGGTTGCCCGTACCATTGCCGATCTTGCCGGTTCTGAGAAAGTTGAGACGATGCATATTGCTGAAGCTATCGGTTATCGTAACTTGGATAGGGGCGATTGGGCTGAACGGGGCATATAA
- a CDS encoding bifunctional fucokinase/fucose-1-phosphate guanylyltransferase encodes MKKLLSLPPNLVRTDCDGHTVFHQITGADTCNFFCTCDPEGHRIGSGGGTAWLLMQAWKSESSASFDEWLAGEKRILLHAGGQSRRLPSYAPSGKILTPIPVFRWERGQRLSQDLLSLQLPLYERLMSMAPDGLNTMVVSGDVLITAGQSLPPVPQADVVCYGLWLDASVAKNHGVFVSDRRTPQILKQMLQKPSVEELQELQKQHYYLTDIGVWILSDRAVRLLMKRCHADAPVLKSYDLYSEFGLTLGTDPIVDDPELRSLSVAIVPLTGGAFYHFGTSREMISSTMKLQNVVSDQRLIIHNDRKPHPSIFVQNAVMEIPFSADNSNIWIENSYIAKGWTLTIDNIVTGVPRNNWQLTLNSGQCLDVVPIGDNRYAVRLYHIDDRFDGSEQQRQQFPVFSYDEIGPWLQAKLSSSSMTITPQQFMSAEEISSEANLKRLFEQRRAFRSQIWPALARNWQHSVFYQLDLDDAAREYKENNIAMPELLGEDAPLMTRIHDAMFHGNRELAFGLLREGMTSQVLSHPQMPRLSVSSDQIVWGRSPVRIDIAGGWTDTPPYCLLEGGNVVNLAVEMNGQPPLQVYVKPSKDFHIVLRSIDLGASEVVETYEELQQYNKVGSPFSIPKAALALAGFVPAFSAERFPSLRSQLEAFGSGIELTLLSAVPAGSGLGTSSILAATVLGAISDFCALSWDKNEIGRRTLILEQLLTTGGGWQDQFGGVLGGVKLLQTQSGFVQDPLVRWLPTDVFMSPEYRPCHLLYYTGITRTAKQILAEIVRRMFLNNHDELVLLRQMKEHALRMYEALQRQDFEQMGRLVRLTWQQNQLLDVGTNPEAVKRLTDLIDDLCLGYKLPGAGGGGFLYMVAKDQEAAARIKKVLMDNRINVNARFVDMSLSNTGLQISRS; translated from the coding sequence ATGAAAAAACTACTATCCCTTCCTCCTAATTTGGTTAGGACAGATTGTGATGGACATACGGTGTTTCATCAAATAACGGGAGCAGATACCTGCAATTTCTTCTGTACATGCGATCCTGAGGGACATCGCATTGGCAGTGGCGGTGGAACGGCATGGCTACTGATGCAGGCATGGAAATCTGAATCGTCAGCATCGTTTGATGAGTGGCTGGCCGGCGAGAAGCGTATCCTGCTACATGCGGGCGGTCAGAGTCGCCGTTTGCCATCGTATGCGCCTTCTGGTAAGATCTTGACGCCTATTCCAGTATTTCGTTGGGAGCGTGGCCAGCGCTTGTCTCAGGACCTATTGTCGTTGCAGTTGCCACTTTACGAAAGACTGATGTCAATGGCTCCTGATGGACTTAACACGATGGTTGTCAGTGGTGATGTGCTCATCACCGCTGGCCAGTCCTTGCCGCCTGTGCCTCAGGCAGATGTCGTTTGCTATGGACTATGGCTTGATGCAAGCGTGGCTAAGAATCATGGCGTTTTTGTGTCTGACCGACGTACGCCGCAGATCCTCAAGCAGATGCTTCAGAAACCAAGTGTAGAAGAGCTTCAAGAACTTCAAAAGCAGCATTATTACCTGACGGATATTGGTGTGTGGATTCTTAGTGATAGGGCAGTGCGTCTGCTCATGAAACGTTGTCACGCAGATGCACCTGTACTTAAATCGTATGACCTTTATTCGGAATTTGGTCTAACGCTTGGCACTGACCCAATTGTTGACGATCCGGAGTTGCGAAGCCTGTCTGTGGCTATCGTGCCTTTGACGGGTGGCGCTTTTTATCATTTTGGTACTTCTCGCGAGATGATTTCTTCGACGATGAAACTCCAGAATGTGGTGTCAGACCAACGTCTTATTATACACAATGACCGTAAACCGCATCCGTCTATCTTTGTACAGAATGCGGTGATGGAGATTCCTTTCTCTGCAGATAATTCGAATATCTGGATAGAGAATAGCTATATTGCTAAGGGGTGGACACTGACGATCGACAATATTGTTACAGGTGTGCCTCGTAACAATTGGCAGTTGACACTTAACTCAGGGCAGTGCTTGGATGTGGTGCCGATAGGTGATAATCGTTATGCGGTGCGTCTTTATCATATCGATGACCGCTTTGATGGCTCTGAGCAGCAGCGTCAACAGTTCCCAGTATTTTCGTACGACGAAATAGGTCCATGGCTGCAGGCAAAACTGTCTTCAAGTTCGATGACTATTACTCCTCAGCAATTCATGTCGGCTGAGGAAATATCGTCTGAAGCAAATCTAAAGAGACTCTTTGAACAACGAAGGGCTTTTCGTAGTCAGATATGGCCGGCTTTGGCTCGTAACTGGCAACATAGTGTCTTTTATCAGTTGGATCTTGATGACGCTGCCCGTGAGTATAAAGAGAATAATATAGCGATGCCAGAACTTCTTGGTGAAGATGCGCCCCTGATGACGCGTATTCATGATGCGATGTTTCATGGTAATCGGGAACTGGCCTTTGGATTGTTACGCGAGGGTATGACAAGTCAGGTGCTTTCGCACCCTCAGATGCCTCGCCTCTCAGTGTCGAGCGATCAGATTGTGTGGGGACGTAGTCCTGTGCGTATTGATATCGCAGGCGGTTGGACGGATACGCCGCCTTATTGCTTGCTTGAGGGTGGTAATGTGGTTAATCTGGCCGTTGAAATGAACGGACAGCCTCCTTTACAGGTGTATGTTAAGCCTTCAAAAGATTTTCATATCGTTTTGCGCAGTATTGATCTTGGCGCATCTGAGGTTGTGGAAACTTACGAGGAACTGCAACAGTATAATAAGGTGGGTTCGCCATTCTCAATTCCTAAGGCGGCATTGGCGTTGGCGGGTTTCGTTCCAGCGTTCTCGGCCGAACGGTTCCCTTCTTTGAGATCGCAGCTTGAGGCCTTCGGCAGTGGCATTGAGTTGACCCTTCTGTCGGCTGTTCCTGCTGGTAGTGGTCTTGGTACTAGTTCAATACTTGCTGCCACGGTGCTTGGAGCGATTAGTGATTTCTGTGCGTTGTCATGGGATAAAAATGAGATAGGACGTCGTACGCTGATTCTTGAGCAGTTGCTTACTACTGGTGGCGGTTGGCAGGATCAGTTTGGGGGCGTGCTGGGTGGCGTCAAACTGTTGCAGACGCAGAGTGGATTCGTACAGGATCCATTGGTTCGCTGGTTGCCAACAGATGTGTTCATGTCGCCAGAATATCGCCCGTGTCATCTGTTATATTACACGGGCATTACGCGTACGGCAAAGCAGATTTTGGCTGAGATTGTGCGTCGTATGTTTCTTAATAATCATGATGAGTTGGTGTTGCTGCGACAGATGAAAGAACATGCCCTGAGAATGTATGAGGCTCTTCAGCGCCAGGATTTTGAACAGATGGGTCGTCTGGTGCGCCTTACCTGGCAGCAGAACCAACTGCTTGATGTTGGAACGAATCCTGAAGCGGTGAAACGTCTGACGGATTTGATTGACGATCTTTGTCTGGGGTATAAGTTGCCTGGTGCTGGCGGGGGTGGTTTCCTCTATATGGTTGCTAAAGACCAAGAGGCTGCTGCTCGTATCAAAAAGGTCCTGATGGATAATCGTATTAATGTGAATGCTCGTTTTGTTGACATGTCGTTGTCTAATACGGGGTTACAAATTAGTAGGAGTTGA
- a CDS encoding DUF4369 domain-containing protein: MKRIFKVHHLSIILVILFGLMSCGESNKDFRLEGKFKNINQGEFYIYDLETGRKDTIGLNDGKFSYRTPMSDTIVLTLLFPNYSELPIFAQPGAHLKIEGDVSHLKETTVTGTDENKQMTDFRLETADMMPPAVIKKAEKFILDHPQSPVSSYLLRRYFLQSVDVDFSKAYQLCNRLLEARPTDLSLLQLQKRLGAMKQYRSSGTLPHFSAKDTNGKLVTDSLLNAKANVIMVWASWNQDSQGILRRLHQLRKEHPKDINVVSICVDASPSEGAYVLRYDSIQWPNICDGQLWDSPVMTQLGISFVPDNIVIDKKRKIVGRSLRGEQLVEKIESLLKE, translated from the coding sequence ATGAAGAGAATCTTCAAAGTTCACCATTTATCGATTATTCTTGTAATCCTCTTCGGTCTGATGTCTTGTGGCGAGTCCAACAAAGACTTCAGACTGGAGGGGAAATTTAAGAATATAAATCAGGGCGAGTTTTATATTTACGACCTTGAGACAGGACGAAAGGATACCATTGGACTTAATGACGGAAAGTTTTCTTACCGCACTCCAATGTCAGATACTATTGTCTTGACTTTGCTTTTCCCTAACTATTCTGAACTGCCTATTTTTGCGCAACCAGGAGCACACCTGAAGATTGAGGGTGATGTGTCACATCTGAAGGAAACAACTGTTACTGGTACTGATGAAAATAAGCAGATGACTGACTTCCGATTGGAAACTGCCGATATGATGCCTCCGGCAGTGATTAAAAAAGCTGAAAAGTTTATCCTTGATCATCCACAATCGCCTGTTAGCTCATATCTTTTGCGACGTTATTTCCTCCAGTCGGTCGATGTTGACTTCTCAAAAGCATATCAGTTATGTAATAGGTTGCTGGAAGCCCGTCCAACAGATCTTTCACTTTTGCAATTACAAAAGCGTTTGGGTGCCATGAAACAATATCGTAGTAGTGGTACTCTGCCACATTTCTCGGCAAAGGACACTAACGGAAAACTTGTCACTGATAGTCTGTTGAATGCTAAAGCCAACGTTATTATGGTTTGGGCTTCATGGAATCAAGACTCACAGGGCATTCTCCGACGCTTGCACCAGTTGAGGAAAGAGCATCCAAAGGATATCAATGTTGTCAGCATCTGTGTGGATGCATCGCCCAGTGAAGGCGCTTATGTGTTGAGATACGACAGCATTCAGTGGCCGAATATCTGTGATGGGCAGTTATGGGATTCGCCGGTGATGACACAATTAGGTATTTCTTTTGTGCCAGATAATATAGTTATCGATAAAAAACGAAAGATTGTTGGCCGTTCACTGCGAGGCGAGCAGTTGGTCGAAAAGATAGAATCGCTTTTGAAAGAATAA
- a CDS encoding tetratricopeptide repeat protein, translated as MNKNGFFVLSLATAAVLTSCSGKLGALSADNFNVTPNPLESQAGQVSATINGMFPEKYMKKKAVVSVTPQLRFQTTQGERFVNGQAATFQGEKVLGNDQTISYLIGGRYSMKSNFDYVPEMQESELYLTFDAKVGKKKVQIPAVKVATGVISTSELYKRTLLSANAALAEDAFQRVSEQKQEANIKFLIGQAQLRKSELQNNSVQEFVRLLGDIVKNQETMVLDNIEVSAYASPDGGYQLNERLANKRQDVTNTYLAGEMKKKKMDAPVDTKYTAEDWEGFQELVSASDIQDKDVILRVLSMYQDPEEREQQIKNISAAFRELTDGILPQLRRARMIINYELIGRDDEQIMDQMKADASKLSIEEILYGATLYEDNGEAEAAYKKATEIYPNDARAYNNLARLAFAKGNDAEAKQWAQKALTIDKNQPEANANLGLLALKDGDMLSAETYIAKSAKANGIGEILGNLHLAQGKYAQAQQDFGRVQSNSAALAQILNKDYQAAANTLKGVKNADATTDYLRAILYARTGNNAEAATAMKQAVAKDPSLAEYAAKDLELKKVK; from the coding sequence ATGAATAAGAATGGATTTTTTGTCTTGTCGCTGGCTACTGCAGCTGTGCTGACATCGTGCTCGGGTAAGTTAGGTGCCCTTTCAGCTGATAACTTTAATGTAACGCCTAATCCGCTGGAGTCACAGGCCGGTCAGGTGTCTGCAACCATTAATGGTATGTTCCCAGAGAAGTATATGAAAAAGAAGGCTGTGGTTTCTGTTACTCCTCAGCTGCGCTTTCAGACAACTCAGGGTGAACGTTTCGTGAATGGTCAGGCCGCAACCTTCCAAGGCGAGAAAGTTCTTGGTAATGATCAGACAATCTCTTATTTGATTGGCGGTCGTTATTCTATGAAGTCTAACTTCGATTACGTGCCCGAAATGCAGGAGAGTGAGCTCTATCTGACTTTCGATGCTAAGGTTGGAAAGAAGAAAGTGCAGATTCCTGCCGTAAAGGTGGCTACTGGTGTCATCTCTACGTCTGAGTTGTACAAACGTACGCTGTTGTCTGCGAATGCTGCTCTTGCCGAGGATGCTTTCCAGCGCGTGTCAGAACAAAAGCAAGAGGCTAATATTAAGTTCCTTATTGGTCAGGCACAGTTGCGTAAGAGTGAACTGCAGAATAATTCTGTTCAGGAGTTTGTTCGTCTGTTAGGTGACATCGTTAAGAATCAAGAAACCATGGTTCTCGATAATATCGAGGTTTCTGCTTATGCATCTCCTGATGGTGGTTATCAGTTGAACGAGCGTTTGGCAAATAAGCGTCAGGATGTGACGAACACCTATTTGGCTGGCGAGATGAAAAAGAAGAAAATGGACGCCCCTGTTGATACAAAATATACCGCAGAGGACTGGGAAGGTTTCCAGGAATTAGTTTCTGCCAGTGATATTCAGGACAAGGATGTCATTCTCCGCGTTTTGTCAATGTATCAGGATCCTGAAGAGCGTGAGCAGCAGATTAAGAATATTTCTGCAGCATTCCGCGAGTTGACCGATGGCATTCTTCCTCAGTTGCGTCGTGCTCGTATGATTATTAATTACGAGTTGATTGGTCGTGACGATGAACAGATCATGGATCAGATGAAAGCTGATGCTTCAAAACTGAGTATTGAGGAAATCCTCTATGGTGCAACACTCTATGAGGATAATGGTGAAGCCGAGGCAGCTTATAAGAAAGCAACTGAGATTTATCCCAATGATGCTCGTGCCTATAATAACCTGGCTCGATTGGCATTTGCCAAAGGTAATGATGCAGAGGCTAAGCAGTGGGCACAGAAGGCTCTGACCATTGATAAGAACCAGCCTGAGGCAAATGCAAACTTGGGACTTCTGGCTTTGAAAGATGGCGATATGCTGTCTGCAGAGACTTATATCGCTAAGTCGGCTAAGGCTAATGGCATTGGTGAGATCTTAGGTAACCTGCATCTGGCACAAGGTAAGTATGCTCAGGCGCAACAGGATTTCGGTCGTGTTCAATCCAACTCAGCTGCTTTAGCACAGATTCTGAATAAAGATTATCAGGCAGCTGCTAATACGTTGAAGGGCGTGAAGAATGCTGATGCTACTACCGATTATCTGCGTGCAATCCTTTATGCGCGTACGGGTAATAATGCCGAGGCTGCTACTGCGATGAAGCAGGCTGTTGCCAAAGATCCTTCTTTAGCAGAATATGCAGCTAAGGATTTGGAGTTGAAGAAAGTGAAATAA